A single Notoacmeibacter ruber DNA region contains:
- a CDS encoding SufE family protein, whose protein sequence is MDTAPDFAAIRDDFELLDDWEDRYRYVIELGRDLPDFPDEWRTEAYRVKGCVSQVWLHTDEVATPDGPVLQFRGDSDAHIVKGLVAIILSIFSGKTVDTILETDAVSLLEEIGLSENITPQRANGIRAMIERIKTEAAALKVSES, encoded by the coding sequence ATGGATACAGCTCCCGATTTTGCCGCCATTCGTGATGATTTCGAACTCCTCGACGACTGGGAGGACCGCTACCGATATGTCATCGAACTGGGGCGCGACCTGCCGGATTTTCCAGATGAATGGCGGACCGAAGCTTATCGCGTGAAGGGCTGCGTCTCACAGGTCTGGCTCCATACAGACGAAGTCGCGACGCCCGACGGACCTGTTCTTCAATTCCGGGGCGACTCCGATGCTCACATCGTGAAGGGGCTTGTGGCGATCATTCTCTCCATCTTCTCGGGAAAGACCGTCGACACCATTCTCGAAACGGATGCGGTTTCTCTGCTTGAAGAAATCGGCCTTTCCGAAAACATTACGCCGCAGCGCGCCAATGGTATTCGCGCGATGATCGAGCGGATCAAGACGGAAGCGGCCGCTTTGAAGGTCAGCGAGAGCTGA
- a CDS encoding MucR family transcriptional regulator produces MDTPENKTAQDAQLIDLTAEVVTAYVGNNPVPATDLPSLISEIHTAFSRIRGDVDAGVETEKPKPAVNPKRSVTDDYIVCLEDGKKFKSLKRHLSAHYNMTPEQYREKWGLPADYPMVAPNYSAARSKLAKKTGLGRKAKG; encoded by the coding sequence ATGGACACGCCTGAAAATAAAACGGCGCAGGACGCACAGCTCATAGACCTGACAGCCGAGGTTGTTACAGCCTATGTTGGCAACAACCCAGTCCCTGCAACCGATTTGCCGAGCCTGATCTCTGAAATTCACACCGCATTCAGCCGAATTCGCGGCGATGTGGATGCTGGTGTGGAGACGGAAAAGCCGAAGCCGGCTGTCAATCCGAAGCGCTCCGTGACGGATGATTATATCGTCTGTCTCGAAGACGGCAAGAAATTCAAGTCTTTGAAGCGGCACCTCTCGGCGCATTACAACATGACGCCTGAGCAGTATCGCGAAAAGTGGGGCCTGCCGGCTGATTATCCGATGGTCGCGCCGAACTATTCGGCCGCCCGATCGAAGCTGGCCAAAAAGACTGGCCTGGGTCGCAAGGCAAAGGGCTGA
- a CDS encoding Na+/H+ antiporter subunit E, producing the protein MNLQLMNILLALAWAAVTGSFSLPNLIFGFVLGALGMYFIREQVGSLGYFRRLYRVGILALIFLRELIFSAWRVAVLVLSPKMDVKPGIFAYPLRVRDDMQISLLANMITLTPGTLSVDVSEDRNTLWVHAFDCSDPDAARDDIASSFERRIMEAFE; encoded by the coding sequence ATGAATCTTCAACTCATGAACATTCTTCTGGCCCTCGCCTGGGCCGCGGTCACGGGGTCGTTCTCTCTGCCCAACCTGATCTTCGGCTTCGTGCTCGGCGCGCTGGGAATGTACTTCATCCGCGAGCAGGTGGGGTCGCTGGGTTATTTTCGCCGCCTCTACAGAGTCGGCATTCTGGCGTTGATCTTCCTGCGCGAACTGATTTTCAGCGCCTGGCGTGTGGCCGTTCTGGTTCTGTCGCCGAAGATGGATGTCAAGCCCGGTATTTTCGCCTATCCCTTGCGGGTGCGCGATGACATGCAGATATCTCTGCTTGCCAACATGATCACGCTGACGCCCGGAACGCTTTCCGTCGATGTCTCGGAGGATCGCAACACCCTTTGGGTCCATGCATTCGATTGCTCTGATCCTGATGCGGCGCGGGACGATATTGCCAGCTCTTTCGAGCGCCGGATCATGGAGGCTTTCGAATGA
- a CDS encoding ATP-binding protein: protein MSAAFDRFVNRDVTDPARRRRQSRLFGAILTITVLLIVLSVPLSSTEPAYLAFPFLAGAVGCILSALLSATGRETLCAILTGLFAFSFAALTLAKGANAPGIALLIMAVPVVEVWWALRRPVLTGFAATLAAGTGLGALLTGWSTSSASLWGVTASVGLLLWISSLLLRMRQPSSDAPMAELQADTKLLSYPLMENLPGVVAIFARDGELLDASGAIEDLLGVGTAHLLGASFFERIHVGDRVLWLNAVADAREGKEARALMRMRVATSGEVTFSDIAVRLSADPEGRLVGFLVHDPETAERQRELEALREEAKVLANVRNRFLATVSHELRTPLNAIIGFADMMCCDTVPMPSVERQREYAGLISCSGGHLLKVVNAILDVSKMEAGTYTVQRELFDPAEALDMPLSIAIQQAEAEGVSVTRSVGGNMRQVNADRRSVQQILINLLSNAVKFTPSGGRVEVELNDDGRNFTMTVRDTGIGIAEEDLPRLGKPFVQLEDSSLSRQHEGAGLGLSLVRGLAELQGGMMRIHSRVGEGTTVTVSIPNRGVDEPHKLITDARPHESSIEPNHDCEQRRTA, encoded by the coding sequence GTGAGCGCGGCCTTCGATCGTTTCGTCAACCGTGATGTGACCGACCCAGCCCGGCGCCGGCGGCAATCCCGGCTGTTTGGTGCCATTCTGACGATCACGGTCTTGCTGATCGTGCTTTCAGTTCCTCTTTCATCGACAGAACCGGCTTATCTCGCGTTTCCGTTTCTTGCGGGAGCGGTCGGCTGCATTCTTTCGGCGCTTCTGTCGGCGACGGGCCGCGAAACATTATGCGCGATTCTGACCGGACTGTTCGCCTTCAGCTTTGCAGCGCTGACACTGGCAAAAGGGGCGAACGCACCGGGCATCGCTCTCCTCATCATGGCTGTTCCTGTCGTCGAAGTCTGGTGGGCCTTGCGCCGGCCAGTTCTGACCGGCTTTGCAGCGACTCTTGCGGCGGGGACCGGCCTGGGAGCGCTGTTGACCGGCTGGAGCACATCGTCCGCATCGCTCTGGGGCGTCACCGCGTCCGTCGGACTTCTCCTCTGGATTAGCAGCCTTTTGCTGCGCATGAGACAGCCGAGCTCGGACGCCCCGATGGCCGAATTGCAGGCAGATACGAAATTGCTGTCCTATCCGCTCATGGAAAATCTGCCAGGTGTTGTCGCCATTTTTGCACGCGACGGCGAACTGCTCGATGCAAGTGGCGCAATCGAAGATCTGCTTGGCGTCGGTACGGCGCATCTGCTCGGTGCATCCTTCTTCGAGCGCATCCACGTCGGAGATCGGGTCCTCTGGCTCAATGCCGTCGCCGATGCACGGGAGGGAAAGGAAGCGCGGGCTCTCATGCGCATGCGGGTCGCGACGTCGGGCGAGGTGACCTTCTCGGATATCGCGGTTCGCCTGTCGGCCGATCCCGAAGGACGGCTGGTCGGTTTCCTGGTGCACGATCCCGAGACGGCTGAACGGCAGCGAGAACTCGAGGCCCTCCGCGAAGAGGCAAAGGTGCTCGCCAATGTGCGCAACCGGTTCCTCGCCACGGTCAGCCATGAACTGCGTACGCCCCTGAATGCCATTATCGGCTTTGCGGATATGATGTGCTGCGACACCGTCCCCATGCCGAGCGTCGAGCGGCAGCGGGAATATGCGGGACTGATTTCGTGCTCTGGCGGCCATCTGCTGAAGGTGGTCAACGCGATCCTCGATGTTTCCAAGATGGAAGCCGGGACCTACACGGTGCAGCGGGAGCTGTTCGACCCGGCCGAGGCGCTCGACATGCCGCTGTCGATTGCCATTCAGCAGGCCGAGGCGGAAGGTGTCAGCGTCACGCGTTCGGTTGGCGGTAACATGCGGCAGGTGAATGCCGATCGCCGCAGCGTTCAGCAGATCCTGATCAATCTGCTTTCCAATGCGGTCAAATTCACGCCCTCTGGCGGCAGGGTCGAAGTCGAACTGAACGACGATGGCCGCAACTTCACGATGACCGTGCGTGACACGGGAATCGGCATTGCTGAAGAGGACCTGCCGCGTCTAGGCAAGCCGTTCGTCCAACTGGAAGACAGTTCGCTGTCCAGGCAGCACGAAGGGGCCGGCCTCGGCCTGTCTCTGGTGAGGGGACTTGCCGAACTCCAGGGTGGGATGATGCGGATCCACAGCCGCGTCGGAGAAGGCACCACCGTCACCGTCAGTATTCCCAACCGCGGCGTTGACGAGCCGCACAAACTGATAACCGATGCCAGACCCCATGAAAGCTCAATCGAACCGAACCATGATTGTGAGCAACGCCGCACGGCGTAA
- the mnhG gene encoding monovalent cation/H(+) antiporter subunit G, whose protein sequence is MIDGALNILVGLLLLSGAFFCLVASIGLLRLPDLYTRMHAASKAGTVGSGMALVAMAIHSANVGDAARAMAGVIFFILTAPVSAHLLAKAAHDMGYPLWRNSVRDDKKASDEGKDENSH, encoded by the coding sequence ATGATTGACGGCGCACTCAATATTCTCGTCGGTCTTCTTCTGCTTTCAGGCGCCTTTTTCTGCTTGGTCGCTTCTATTGGACTGCTTCGCCTTCCTGATCTCTACACACGCATGCATGCTGCTTCCAAAGCAGGTACGGTGGGGTCGGGTATGGCTCTGGTGGCGATGGCAATCCATTCTGCCAATGTCGGCGATGCGGCGCGTGCGATGGCCGGAGTGATCTTCTTCATCCTGACGGCGCCGGTTTCGGCGCATTTGCTTGCCAAGGCGGCGCACGACATGGGCTACCCGCTGTGGCGCAACTCCGTGAGAGACGACAAGAAAGCATCTGACGAAGGTAAAGACGAAAATTCGCATTAG
- a CDS encoding transglycosylase domain-containing protein, with translation MKEPQQRKKPRFRVSRLIGLDAWLDSSLYRLRFGLAEIWDRITIFSRKFRVSGWKRGAIELLSEGFTLGTVGVVLFYVLAIPAFRETEGNWRQQDGLAVTFLDRYGRNIGQRGAFQRDSVPVNQLPDYLVKAILATEDRRFFEHFGIDVMGIARAMMENARSGGVVQGGSTLTQQLAKNLFLSNERKLQRKIKEAYLALWLEENLTKREILQLYVDRVYMGGGVHGVSAAAEFYFGKDVREISLAEAAMLAGLFKAPSGYAPHVNLPAARARANEVLTNLVQADFMTEGQVSSARLQPASAIERDANDSPDYYLDWAFEQVQKIADTLPSRNLVVRTAFDPTLQRASEESCEFHLRQFGKSYNVEECAVVVMEPNGLVRAMVGGPDYGKSQFNRAVNAERQPGSSFKPYVYAAAIRGGMKASSRVSDSPINWNGWSPQNYNRDFRGRTDLQTALIKSINTVPAHLARNYIKGGVDTVADLVEDMGIETPVLRHKTMVLGAGSITVLDQATGYSVFASGGILYGHHAFTQILDQSGEVIWRLNNQTSNAKRVLSEEVAGELNKILVQIPEWGTARRAALEGIPSAGKTGTTQSYRDGWYVGYTGNYVAAVWLGNDDYRPTNRMTGGSLPALVWNRLMRVAHQNVRLKPIPGAERPVAETVQIAAEEGEEVSPVTNAPRGLMPELQDALTALGQLFDTATPLQPPLADSQLRASR, from the coding sequence ATGAAAGAGCCACAACAGCGCAAGAAGCCACGCTTTCGGGTCTCGCGGCTGATCGGCCTCGATGCCTGGCTGGATTCTTCGCTTTACAGGCTGCGGTTCGGCCTTGCCGAAATCTGGGACCGCATCACGATCTTTTCACGCAAATTCCGTGTCAGCGGCTGGAAACGGGGTGCGATCGAGCTGTTGTCGGAAGGCTTCACGCTCGGCACGGTCGGTGTGGTCCTGTTTTACGTGCTGGCCATTCCGGCCTTCAGGGAAACCGAAGGGAACTGGCGCCAGCAGGACGGTCTCGCCGTGACCTTTCTCGACCGCTATGGCCGAAATATCGGCCAGCGAGGGGCATTCCAGCGCGACTCTGTACCGGTCAACCAATTGCCCGACTATCTCGTCAAGGCGATCCTGGCGACAGAAGACCGGCGGTTTTTCGAGCATTTCGGCATCGACGTCATGGGTATTGCCCGCGCGATGATGGAGAATGCCCGCTCAGGCGGTGTCGTTCAGGGCGGATCGACGCTGACCCAGCAATTGGCGAAAAATCTCTTCCTCAGCAATGAGCGAAAGCTTCAGCGCAAGATCAAGGAAGCCTATCTGGCTCTCTGGCTCGAGGAGAACCTTACGAAACGCGAGATCCTGCAGCTTTATGTGGATCGCGTTTACATGGGTGGCGGCGTCCACGGTGTCTCGGCGGCCGCCGAGTTCTATTTCGGCAAGGATGTCCGCGAGATCAGTCTGGCGGAGGCGGCCATGCTGGCGGGCCTTTTCAAGGCGCCGTCGGGTTATGCGCCCCACGTCAACCTTCCCGCCGCCCGCGCCCGAGCCAATGAGGTGCTGACCAATCTGGTTCAGGCCGACTTCATGACCGAAGGCCAGGTGAGTTCAGCGCGTCTGCAGCCGGCCTCCGCGATCGAGCGGGATGCCAACGATTCACCGGATTACTATCTCGACTGGGCCTTTGAACAAGTCCAGAAGATCGCCGACACGCTGCCTTCGCGCAATCTCGTCGTGAGAACGGCATTCGATCCCACCTTGCAAAGAGCGTCAGAAGAATCCTGCGAGTTCCATCTGCGTCAGTTCGGCAAATCCTACAATGTCGAGGAATGCGCGGTCGTCGTAATGGAACCCAACGGTCTGGTTCGGGCGATGGTGGGCGGCCCCGACTACGGCAAGAGTCAGTTCAACCGCGCGGTCAATGCCGAACGACAGCCCGGCTCATCCTTCAAACCATACGTCTACGCGGCGGCGATACGGGGCGGGATGAAGGCATCATCACGCGTCTCCGACTCGCCGATCAACTGGAATGGTTGGAGTCCGCAAAACTACAACCGCGATTTTCGCGGACGGACCGACCTGCAGACCGCGTTGATCAAGTCCATCAACACCGTGCCGGCGCACCTTGCCCGCAACTACATCAAGGGCGGTGTCGATACCGTGGCCGATCTGGTCGAGGATATGGGCATCGAGACGCCGGTTCTGCGTCACAAAACCATGGTTCTGGGAGCCGGCAGCATCACGGTCCTGGATCAGGCGACGGGTTATTCGGTTTTCGCCTCCGGCGGCATTCTTTACGGACATCATGCCTTCACACAGATTCTTGATCAGTCCGGCGAGGTCATTTGGCGTCTGAACAATCAGACGAGCAACGCCAAGCGGGTGCTGTCCGAGGAGGTGGCGGGGGAATTAAACAAGATTCTCGTACAGATTCCCGAATGGGGCACCGCCCGTCGCGCGGCTCTCGAAGGCATTCCCTCCGCTGGCAAGACCGGAACGACACAATCCTATCGGGATGGCTGGTATGTCGGTTACACGGGCAATTACGTCGCCGCAGTCTGGCTTGGCAATGACGACTATCGCCCGACGAACCGGATGACCGGTGGCTCGCTTCCTGCTCTGGTCTGGAACCGCCTGATGCGTGTCGCCCACCAGAATGTGCGACTGAAGCCCATTCCGGGTGCGGAGAGGCCGGTTGCGGAAACAGTTCAGATTGCCGCTGAAGAGGGCGAAGAGGTTTCGCCCGTCACAAACGCTCCACGCGGCCTCATGCCTGAACTGCAGGATGCGCTGACCGCTCTTGGTCAGCTTTTCGACACCGCCACGCCGCTCCAGCCCCCTCTGGCCGATAGCCAGTTGCGTGCGTCGCGGTAG
- a CDS encoding DUF1254 domain-containing protein, with translation MRSFLLAVAIGLAGAGLVHIAVIFLIPRAAPASAWSRIYEITEPFEARRLDEADIIYDADPLFAIAACRFDLTKGPLKLSAQGNVPFWSVALINPGGQTVWSINDRNGTEENLDLMVVNRLQEIEIRREMPPELASTVLALSSNDEGIAVIRIFRPDETYDPVSDAFIDSIRCEPF, from the coding sequence ATGCGTAGTTTCCTGTTAGCGGTTGCTATCGGCCTTGCCGGGGCCGGCCTTGTCCACATCGCGGTCATCTTCCTCATCCCCCGCGCTGCACCGGCCAGCGCATGGAGCAGGATCTACGAGATAACGGAACCGTTCGAGGCGCGCCGCCTCGACGAAGCGGATATCATCTACGATGCCGACCCGCTTTTTGCGATCGCAGCCTGTCGGTTCGATCTGACAAAGGGACCATTGAAGCTGAGCGCGCAGGGAAACGTCCCATTCTGGTCCGTCGCGCTCATCAATCCCGGCGGCCAGACCGTCTGGTCCATCAACGACCGGAACGGAACAGAGGAAAACCTTGACCTGATGGTCGTCAATCGCCTGCAAGAAATCGAGATTCGCCGGGAAATGCCGCCGGAACTGGCCAGCACCGTTCTGGCGCTTTCGAGCAATGACGAAGGTATAGCGGTGATCCGAATATTCCGCCCTGACGAGACCTACGATCCCGTCAGCGACGCTTTCATCGATTCGATCCGCTGCGAGCCGTTCTAG
- a CDS encoding DUF1491 family protein yields the protein MNRLTSAFEVSAINRRVFAAGGFAAVLAKGAEEAGAIFLLVRDRLGAQALYGPAAQTAYDDGRPGERYFRLLLRTEDPFDERIEAKIASERRFDPDLWLLELEGGPPIEELVQLVRSDDPDF from the coding sequence ATGAACCGTCTGACGAGTGCCTTCGAGGTTTCGGCCATTAACCGTCGGGTCTTTGCTGCAGGCGGCTTCGCTGCTGTTCTGGCAAAGGGCGCGGAGGAAGCCGGTGCGATCTTCCTGCTCGTTCGAGATCGGCTGGGCGCGCAGGCCCTGTACGGTCCTGCTGCGCAGACGGCCTATGATGACGGGCGCCCGGGAGAGCGGTATTTTCGCCTGCTCCTCCGAACGGAGGATCCTTTCGACGAGAGGATAGAGGCGAAGATCGCATCAGAGCGACGCTTCGACCCCGACCTCTGGTTGTTGGAACTGGAGGGCGGCCCACCGATCGAGGAATTGGTGCAGCTTGTCAGGTCCGACGACCCTGATTTTTGA
- a CDS encoding helix-turn-helix domain-containing protein produces MTVAALHLHRIDEEIVTRARGRGTRISPSDRNAWAMQQGDAVIDLIAEMFGVDGRDLRKPTRCGLQVGRVRQVAMYVAHVTLQLTLTEVGMAFNRDRTTATHACHRIEDLRDDPEFDSLMDAVERTVARALRYDRGEIYD; encoded by the coding sequence ATGACGGTAGCCGCGCTGCATCTGCATCGGATCGACGAAGAGATAGTGACGCGAGCTCGTGGCCGCGGCACACGGATCAGTCCTAGTGATCGCAATGCATGGGCGATGCAGCAAGGCGATGCGGTGATCGATCTGATCGCCGAGATGTTTGGCGTGGACGGTCGTGATCTTCGAAAGCCGACGCGCTGTGGTCTTCAGGTGGGACGGGTTCGCCAGGTTGCGATGTACGTCGCACACGTCACTTTGCAGTTGACGCTCACGGAAGTCGGCATGGCTTTCAATCGCGATCGCACGACGGCCACGCATGCCTGCCACAGGATCGAAGATCTTCGTGACGATCCCGAGTTCGATTCTTTGATGGATGCCGTCGAACGCACGGTCGCGCGAGCACTGCGTTACGATCGCGGTGAAATTTACGACTAG
- a CDS encoding peptidoglycan-binding domain-containing protein, producing MRILQKTGRYGVAFFVANPVLVTAGVVVGTLTILVTANTLEQAGQHPSPFFQTRPQPATANRTDHSAVASWQGGSDRKHATAATTVAPGDPDLARVQSVLKDLDLYEGDIDGLEGPRTSAAIQRYQEILGLPATGKVDAAMRRSLGSAMGNKVAVSAPPLPKSAPGFNGHETPDDAMATGSIGDKSVYQLQEALVHFGFHELTVDGVWGGQTAKALSTFQRIEGLAETGEPDEATKARLRDRGFLR from the coding sequence ATGCGTATTCTGCAAAAGACCGGACGCTATGGAGTTGCATTCTTCGTAGCCAACCCCGTGCTCGTCACTGCGGGTGTCGTCGTCGGCACGCTGACGATACTGGTTACTGCGAATACGCTGGAGCAAGCGGGCCAACATCCGTCTCCATTCTTCCAGACACGCCCTCAGCCGGCGACGGCCAATCGGACCGACCATTCGGCTGTGGCCTCATGGCAGGGCGGTTCGGACCGCAAACACGCCACCGCTGCGACGACCGTCGCACCCGGCGATCCCGATCTCGCGCGTGTCCAGTCGGTCCTAAAGGATCTCGATCTTTATGAAGGCGATATCGACGGCCTGGAAGGGCCGAGAACGAGTGCAGCCATTCAACGCTATCAGGAGATCCTTGGACTGCCGGCGACCGGAAAGGTCGACGCTGCGATGCGCCGCAGCCTTGGCAGCGCAATGGGCAATAAGGTTGCGGTCTCAGCGCCGCCTTTGCCCAAATCCGCGCCGGGCTTCAATGGTCATGAGACGCCGGACGATGCCATGGCCACCGGCAGCATCGGCGACAAGAGTGTCTACCAATTGCAGGAGGCACTGGTGCATTTTGGTTTTCATGAGCTCACGGTGGACGGCGTCTGGGGCGGGCAGACCGCCAAGGCTCTTTCCACCTTTCAGCGCATCGAAGGCCTCGCCGAGACGGGAGAACCGGATGAAGCAACGAAAGCGCGGCTTCGTGATCGCGGCTTCCTGCGATAG
- a CDS encoding cation:proton antiporter, whose protein sequence is MSEFGAGFLDQAALIALYMLSASFLLTVLRVIIGPTLPDRILSLDMLVSIVIGFIAVIGIRSGFALYVDIAIALGLVGFLATVAFARFVMMRGHVGDDTKADEIEQERTS, encoded by the coding sequence ATGAGTGAGTTCGGCGCCGGTTTCCTTGATCAGGCCGCTCTGATCGCCCTCTACATGCTGAGTGCATCGTTTCTGCTGACGGTTCTGCGTGTCATCATCGGCCCGACCCTGCCAGATCGGATCCTGTCTCTCGACATGCTTGTTTCGATTGTCATCGGCTTCATCGCAGTGATCGGCATTCGTTCCGGCTTTGCACTCTATGTCGATATCGCGATCGCGCTTGGCCTTGTCGGTTTCCTGGCAACGGTCGCATTTGCGAGATTTGTCATGATGCGCGGTCATGTCGGCGACGATACGAAGGCGGATGAGATCGAACAGGAGCGCACTTCATGA
- a CDS encoding DUF1214 domain-containing protein, translating to MLRTILLTTLSCIIALGLGGGSALLALDRADALGALPVGRWVAYPEAGTDKADPYTTARIARNAALPLAPAEGLVFSRRTDEANRPLRPQCQYVLEGRVPSARFWTLRAVDIQSGKLIAKNGREKALHSRALLRQPDGSVRIAIGPSIRSGNWFPVEANRPFRLVLSLYDTPLGSGSSITPLGMPAVKLEEPCDA from the coding sequence ATGCTGAGAACGATCCTGCTCACGACATTGTCCTGTATCATCGCCCTGGGTCTCGGCGGCGGCAGCGCTTTGCTGGCGCTCGACCGCGCCGATGCGCTGGGCGCCTTGCCGGTGGGTCGGTGGGTCGCTTATCCGGAAGCAGGCACCGACAAAGCCGATCCGTATACAACTGCTCGCATCGCCCGCAATGCAGCCCTGCCACTGGCACCGGCTGAAGGACTGGTTTTTTCCCGGCGAACAGACGAAGCCAATCGCCCTTTGCGGCCGCAATGTCAGTACGTTCTGGAGGGCCGGGTTCCCTCGGCGCGCTTCTGGACCTTGCGCGCGGTCGATATTCAGAGCGGAAAGCTGATTGCCAAGAATGGTCGTGAAAAAGCGCTTCACTCCCGGGCTCTGCTGCGGCAACCCGATGGTTCCGTCCGCATTGCGATCGGGCCAAGCATCCGTTCAGGAAACTGGTTCCCGGTGGAAGCGAACCGCCCCTTCCGCCTCGTCCTGTCTCTCTACGACACCCCGCTCGGCAGCGGCTCGTCCATTACGCCGCTCGGCATGCCGGCCGTGAAGCTGGAAGAGCCTTGCGATGCGTAG